ATTCTTAGCCGAAATGGCTTTGGGACGCAGTGGCATTCACGGTAAGTACAAAAACAATATTAAGGCGGCATGGGGTTTTTACCGCGCCTATAATTTATTGGATGATAACCTCCGTGAATTTCCCAATTTTATTCCCACGCTTATTCCCTTTGGGGTTCTTCAAACCGCGGTAGGTAGCTTGCCTTCGGATTATAAATCGGTGGCTTCCTTATTTGGCTTTAAAGGCAATATCGAAGAAGGATTAAAAATGATCCGCAAGGCTTATTACTATAGCCTGGCCGATCCTAAATTGAAATTCCATCGCGATTATTTTGGCTTTGTTTATGCCTATGTGAACTACGAGCTCGAGACCGAAGAGCAGGTTAGTTTGTACACCCTAGGTATGGATGTAGAAGCTTCCTCCTTCTTCACCTATTTGGAGGCTCAGCAGAAACTTCGATCGGGCGATGCCAGTGAAGCTTTAAAGCTATTGCAAAATCGTCCTCTAAGCGAAGATTATTTAGAAGTTCCATTCTTTGAATACTATACTGGTAAGGTCGCTTTAATGATCAAGCCAGAAGAGGCTTATAAGCACCTGACCTTATTTTTAAAGACGGCCAAGGATGAGGAACATCGCAAATCAGCTTATCGCTATCTAGCTTGGTATCATTTATTAAATGGACAGAAGTCGGAAGCTGAGGCCTATCGACAAAAGATAATGCAGGAACCGGAAACCCTTACGGGCTCCGATAAGCAGGCGCTTGATGAGGCGATTCGCGGCTTTAACTTAGCACTGATTAAAGCTCGATTGGATTTTGATGCGGGTCGCTATGCGCGAATCGTAGAGAACCTCAAACCCGAAGGAGTGGAAGATTGCTGCCGTAAAAATTGGGAGCGACAAGAATACCATTACCGCAGAGCGCGAGCCTTACAGGAATTAGGATTGATTGATCAGGCGATTCCGGCCTTTTTAAAGGCAATGGAATATCAGGATCCGGTAAGCTTTAGTTTGGCCAATAGTACCTTGCAGGTTGCCATTTTGTTTGAGCATAAGGGAAATTGGTCCCAAAGCAAGCGCTATTTCAAAGAGGCTTTGGCCTTAGAAGGCTACCCATTTCACGAAGGTGTACAACAAAAAGCAAAAGCCGGATTAGAGCGTTTGCCTTAGATGAATTTCATAATTTCCCCAGCAAATCATAAAGATGGATCAACTGCTGAGTATCACTTGGGACGCGGGTCGCGGAATTGACCTGGGATTTTTTACCCTCCGCTATTATAGCCTGCTCTTTGCATTAGGCTTCGTGCTGGGATACTTCATCATGAAGCGAATATTTAAGCGTGAAGGTATTCCCATCGAAAAGCTGGATACCCTGCTTACCTATACCGTGGTGGCCACGATTGTAGGTGCTCGTTTAGGCCATGTTTTCTTTTACCAATGGGATTATTATTCGCAGCATCCCTGGGATATTATTAAAGTGTGGGAAGGTGGATTAGCCAGTCATGGAGCGGCGGTAGCCATTATTATCGCCATGATTATCTATTCTAAGAAAGTACTGGATAAGTCTACTTTATGGATATTAGATCGGGTGGTTATTACCGTGGCTTTGGCCGGATGTTTTATTCGTTTAGGCAATTTTGCGAACTCCGAAATTTATGGGGATGTCTCTAACTCCGCTTGGGAAATGGTCTTTACCAATCCGGTGCGTGATCGTATTTTAAATACCAATGGACAGTGGATTGATGGGGTAGAATTCATCGAAAAAGAGGAATATGAGATTACCGATTCGATTACCTATCCCATTTACGATGTAGAAGTTCATTTCAATCCTAAGATCGGCAACCGAGCAAGGGCGCAAGAGAGCTTTTTAGATCATATAAAACCCTTATTGGCAAGCGCTAGTAAAGAGGATAAAAACTTGGTGATTACCGGAAATGAATTCGAATGGGACGAGTCTGAAACTCTCGTAGGAACCATTGAGGCTCGCGGTTATCCTCGCCGACCCACCCAAATTTTTGAAGCCCTGGCCTATCTGGCCATCTTCTTTATCCTGGCTCGTTTGTATTTGGTGGCCGATGTTCGTCAAAGGGTAGGTATGCTCTTCGGACTTTTCTTAATCTTGGTCTTTGGCTTCCGCTTTGCAATCGAATTTTTGAAGGAGAATCAAGTAAGCGCCGAAGAAGGACGTGCTTTTAATATTGGTCAGAGTTTAAGTATACCGCTGGTGATTGCCGGTTTGTATTTCAGCATTTTCGCTAAAAAATTGAAGAATGAAAAAGAATAAGCAGCGCATCATTGCGATTGTACTATTAATCGCCCTGGGCTTGTGGATTGTAATTTCGGTAATTCCTAAAGGAACAAGTGGTCGCTCCAGTGATCGCCAGGTAGCACCTTCCAAGGCAGAACCTCCTTTTACCAAGGAAGCGGAATTAGCTATTCTTGATACTTCCGGTACCGATGTCTTGATGAACCTGGATATTGAATTAGCCGAATCGGTAGCTGAAATCCAGTATGGTATGATGTACCGCAAAAGCATGGATCGCAATATGGGAATGCTTTTCATTATGGGTAGCGAGGCCCCACGTTCCTTCTATATGAAGAACACCTATGTTCCTCTGGATATCATCTTCATTAATGATGATATGGAGATTGTAAGTATCCAAAAAAATGCGAAGCCTTTAGATGAAACTTCCTTGCCTAGTGAAGGTCCTGCCTCTTTGGTTTTAGAAGTGAAAGGTGGCCTAAGTGATGAGCTGGCTTTAGTGAAAGGCCAAAAAATTCGCTGGAATCGCCTACATTAAGGGCATGAAAAAGCTCGGTATATTATTGGCCTTGATGCTCTTTAGCATTGCGGGGCAGGCTCAGGTAGAAGTGGATGCAGAAGGTTTCGAAACCTTTAAAATGCAAGAAGGAGATACCACTTACCTCATGAAAAAGTACTTCTTAGTTTTTTTGAAAAGAGGCACGGAGCGCAGTCAAGATCAAGCCGAAGCGTTGAAAATTCAGACCGCCCATTTAGCCCACATGGATTCGCTGGCCAATATTGGTCAGTTGGATTTGGCTGGCCCCATGGGCGATGATACGGATTTAAGAGGAATCGTGGTTTTACGAGTTCCTACTATGGAAGCTGCCGAAGCCTGTGTAAAGGCAGATCCTGCCGTAAGGGCCAATCGATTGAGCTATGAAATTCACCCTTGGTGGGCAGCGGTAGGAAGTAAATTGCGTTAGCCTTTGTAGCGTCCGCCTTTAAAGAAGCGCTTAGACCAGTAAGCATTGCTTAAAGACGAAATCATCACTCCTCTGCTAGAGCTGGTATGCGCAAATTGACCATCACCAAGGTATATACCAACGTGATCGATTCGACGGCCTCGCACCTTAAAGAAAACCAGGTCGCCAAACTCCAATTCATCCTGATTTAAGGCTTCCATCTCAGAAAAGATATCCTCGGCCCGCCTGCCTTGGAATTCGCGTTCAAAAACCTCCTGATAGGCGATAATCACAAAGCCACTGCAATCCACTCCTTTTTTAGTCATGCCTCCCATACGGTGCGGAGTGCCATACCAATCATCAATAAAGCTTTCTAAATCACTTTCCTTAGCATCGAGGGCGGGCGCTTCATCGATCTCTTCGGATTTGCTTTTTGGCTTAGTAGTTTTATCCTTTTTTGAATTCAGGATTTCATGCTCAAACTGCGGTGCCGACTTGGGTTTGGATTTAGCAGGACTGCGCTGCAAACTTCCACAGGAAGAAAGCAGGAGTATAAAGCTTAGGGCCAAAAGGTATTTCGAATAGCGCCAAATCATAGGTCAAATTTCGGGAAGGAAATGAGATCTGCGGTCCTGAGTCTGAATTGTTATTGACAGGCTGATATGAACTAAAAAACCCCGTTTGCACGGGGTTTATAGAGGGGGAAGGTTCCAATAGTTTTCACTATTTCCTTATTCAAAGTACGTATCTGTCGCCTTTAAAGGAAATAGGTCATTTGCCTTATTTACCGGCTTGCTGCATACGGTTTTTCGATTCACCGTAATTGCGAGAACGGTAGATTTCGAAACGACTGGCCTTGCGTTCTTCGGGCCAAACATTGTCTTCTAAGTCGGTATCTGCGGTTTCTAGGAAAGGATCCAGCTCTATTTTCACCACTTCTTTTTCGAAAACAAAAACCTTTTTAAAGCGTAGTTCATTTTGGATCCAAATTTCCGCCGGATGACGGCTCACTTCGGTGCTGCCATCGGCAAAGGTGAAACGGAGGATTACCGGCATTACCAGGCCACCTTGATTTTCAAATTCAATTTCATAGAAATTCCATCCCGCATCGAGGTATTTCTTTTGCTCCTCACTAAGGCTCTCGCGGTATTTCTTGTACTGCTCACGATCGTAGGGAAGCACCGTAAAATCGTCATTCTTATTGTAGAAGTCAGCCATTTCTGGATGGGCATCACTGTAGTGCTTGCCTTTTAATTCCTTGCTATTTCGGCTATCGCCAATAAACTCATTTTGGGCCTCTTTGCGTTCGCGCGCCTTTTCAATATCCGGGTTTTTAGTATCGAAGCGATACCATTTTACTTCCTTCAGGGCGATGTCCACATTATCGGTGGTATAGAACCATCCGCGGAAGAACCAATCCAGATCGGTGGCAGAGGCATCTTCCATAGTGCGGAAGAAATCAGCCGGGGTAGGATGCTTAAACATCCAGCGTTGGCAATAGGTCTTAAAGGAATAATCAAAGAGCTCACGACCCATTACCGTTTCCCGCAGAATATTGAGGGCGGTGGCAGGCTTGCCATAGGCATTATTACCAAATTGAAGGATGCTTTCCGAATTGGTCATAATAGGCACCATATCCTGTTTTTCGGAGCGCATATAATCGGCAATCTTATAAGCTGGGCCACGGCGGCTGGGATAGTTCTCTTCCCATTCTTGTTCGGTTAAATATTGTACAAAGGTGTTGAGTCCTTCATCCATCCAGGTCCACTGACGCTCGTCGCTGTTCACAATCATGGGGAAGAAATTATGCCCTACTTCATGAATGATTACTCCAATCATACCGTATTTGGTATTCTTGCTATAGGTGCCATCCGCTTGGGGGCGACCGCCATTAAAGCAGATCATGGGGTATTCCATTCCGATGCGGTCGGTATGTACTGAGATGGCTACCGGATAAGGATAGTCGAAGGTGAATTTGGAATAGGTTTTAATGGTGTGAGCAACCACGCGAGTAGAGTAGCGCTCCCACAATGGATTACCCTCTTTAGGATAATAGCTCATAGCTAAAACCGTGCGATCGCCAAACTTAACTGCCATGGCATCCCAGATAAATTTACGACTGGAGCAAAAGGCGAAGTCACGCACATTATG
The Croceimicrobium hydrocarbonivorans genome window above contains:
- a CDS encoding tetratricopeptide repeat protein codes for the protein MRHFYLLIFSLALFSGTAQKVEFNKAMEDGIKAIAELRYGDLHQILTRERKANPGNRVPDYLEAAALCIRGFFVENEEWYSNNEARLDKLFGRVEELSDTEPYKRVFLAEMALGRSGIHGKYKNNIKAAWGFYRAYNLLDDNLREFPNFIPTLIPFGVLQTAVGSLPSDYKSVASLFGFKGNIEEGLKMIRKAYYYSLADPKLKFHRDYFGFVYAYVNYELETEEQVSLYTLGMDVEASSFFTYLEAQQKLRSGDASEALKLLQNRPLSEDYLEVPFFEYYTGKVALMIKPEEAYKHLTLFLKTAKDEEHRKSAYRYLAWYHLLNGQKSEAEAYRQKIMQEPETLTGSDKQALDEAIRGFNLALIKARLDFDAGRYARIVENLKPEGVEDCCRKNWERQEYHYRRARALQELGLIDQAIPAFLKAMEYQDPVSFSLANSTLQVAILFEHKGNWSQSKRYFKEALALEGYPFHEGVQQKAKAGLERLP
- a CDS encoding YciI family protein; protein product: MKKLGILLALMLFSIAGQAQVEVDAEGFETFKMQEGDTTYLMKKYFLVFLKRGTERSQDQAEALKIQTAHLAHMDSLANIGQLDLAGPMGDDTDLRGIVVLRVPTMEAAEACVKADPAVRANRLSYEIHPWWAAVGSKLR
- a CDS encoding DUF192 domain-containing protein, which produces MKKNKQRIIAIVLLIALGLWIVISVIPKGTSGRSSDRQVAPSKAEPPFTKEAELAILDTSGTDVLMNLDIELAESVAEIQYGMMYRKSMDRNMGMLFIMGSEAPRSFYMKNTYVPLDIIFINDDMEIVSIQKNAKPLDETSLPSEGPASLVLEVKGGLSDELALVKGQKIRWNRLH
- a CDS encoding M1 family metallopeptidase encodes the protein MKRGLLLTFILLTAGLRGQSPNVNTSHFRQMKDLLPTPNMYRTGGGAPGAFYYQQQANYKMKIRLDDENQRIYGEQTITYINNAPESLEYLWVQLDQNMRAQNSLTQQTKTGDVGSSMSTYEIEKLFYDFDGGFKIDQVKDQSGQDQSYKINYTMMRINLDAPLQSGDSVSFSIKWWYNINDRAKLGGRSGLEYFEDEDNYLYTIAQFFPRMAVYNDVEGWQNKQFLGRGEFALPFGNYDVEITAPADHIVGATGTLQNSEEVLSKEQLERLEEARNNTEDPVFIVNEMEARKAEGKKEKGEKTWHFKAHNVRDFAFCSSRKFIWDAMAVKFGDRTVLAMSYYPKEGNPLWERYSTRVVAHTIKTYSKFTFDYPYPVAISVHTDRIGMEYPMICFNGGRPQADGTYSKNTKYGMIGVIIHEVGHNFFPMIVNSDERQWTWMDEGLNTFVQYLTEQEWEENYPSRRGPAYKIADYMRSEKQDMVPIMTNSESILQFGNNAYGKPATALNILRETVMGRELFDYSFKTYCQRWMFKHPTPADFFRTMEDASATDLDWFFRGWFYTTDNVDIALKEVKWYRFDTKNPDIEKARERKEAQNEFIGDSRNSKELKGKHYSDAHPEMADFYNKNDDFTVLPYDREQYKKYRESLSEEQKKYLDAGWNFYEIEFENQGGLVMPVILRFTFADGSTEVSRHPAEIWIQNELRFKKVFVFEKEVVKIELDPFLETADTDLEDNVWPEERKASRFEIYRSRNYGESKNRMQQAGK
- a CDS encoding prolipoprotein diacylglyceryl transferase — encoded protein: MDQLLSITWDAGRGIDLGFFTLRYYSLLFALGFVLGYFIMKRIFKREGIPIEKLDTLLTYTVVATIVGARLGHVFFYQWDYYSQHPWDIIKVWEGGLASHGAAVAIIIAMIIYSKKVLDKSTLWILDRVVITVALAGCFIRLGNFANSEIYGDVSNSAWEMVFTNPVRDRILNTNGQWIDGVEFIEKEEYEITDSITYPIYDVEVHFNPKIGNRARAQESFLDHIKPLLASASKEDKNLVITGNEFEWDESETLVGTIEARGYPRRPTQIFEALAYLAIFFILARLYLVADVRQRVGMLFGLFLILVFGFRFAIEFLKENQVSAEEGRAFNIGQSLSIPLVIAGLYFSIFAKKLKNEKE
- a CDS encoding C40 family peptidase produces the protein MIWRYSKYLLALSFILLLSSCGSLQRSPAKSKPKSAPQFEHEILNSKKDKTTKPKSKSEEIDEAPALDAKESDLESFIDDWYGTPHRMGGMTKKGVDCSGFVIIAYQEVFEREFQGRRAEDIFSEMEALNQDELEFGDLVFFKVRGRRIDHVGIYLGDGQFAHTSSSRGVMISSLSNAYWSKRFFKGGRYKG